In a single window of the Bacteroidota bacterium genome:
- a CDS encoding methyl-accepting chemotaxis protein translates to MLKIREFIINTQRYGTFNVSSFYYFLVFFAMVALAVSVLFAVFGVNWMTILATFLAALFCAWISNLIFQTLAVIVEDIFREFQADPTARIQIQGSNELGTIAAMVNDLLDRNASMRNEINSANERIRNLMESLNRQLVDNAEASSTQSSSIAQTTATIKELAASAQKIVEETTTVVTLAEATQESAQKGTQAIANMLERMSEIQNENQRRIHEIVILGKKAQEIEKVMDIINDIASNTKIIAFNAGIEAASSGEEGKRFGTVATEIRKLANTVSNSTAEIRDKIKEIQKTTNELVIVSEEETKKIQNGVETAQTMVKELTEILDKADKTLDWVKQISLATQQQLTASEQVAVVLHDISDGVRRFSTAINSTRETSEELKQLAGTLQSITRK, encoded by the coding sequence ATGCTGAAAATCCGCGAGTTTATTATCAATACCCAACGATATGGCACATTTAATGTGTCCTCGTTTTACTATTTCCTGGTCTTCTTTGCCATGGTGGCCCTGGCGGTTTCGGTCCTGTTCGCAGTTTTTGGAGTGAACTGGATGACCATACTGGCCACCTTTCTGGCTGCACTGTTTTGTGCCTGGATCAGCAACCTGATTTTTCAGACACTGGCAGTGATTGTTGAGGATATTTTCAGGGAATTTCAGGCAGATCCCACTGCGCGCATTCAGATACAAGGGTCGAATGAACTCGGGACCATTGCGGCGATGGTGAATGACTTGCTGGACCGGAATGCCTCGATGCGCAATGAGATTAACAGCGCCAACGAGCGAATAAGAAACCTGATGGAATCGCTGAACCGTCAGTTGGTTGACAATGCAGAAGCTTCTTCAACCCAGAGTTCTTCGATTGCACAGACCACCGCCACCATCAAGGAACTGGCTGCATCGGCGCAGAAGATTGTGGAAGAGACCACCACGGTGGTAACGCTGGCAGAAGCGACTCAGGAATCGGCTCAGAAGGGTACGCAGGCCATAGCCAACATGCTGGAACGGATGAGTGAAATCCAGAATGAAAACCAGCGCCGGATTCATGAGATTGTGATTCTGGGTAAAAAGGCCCAGGAAATCGAGAAAGTCATGGATATCATCAATGACATTGCTTCGAACACCAAAATCATCGCCTTTAACGCAGGAATTGAAGCGGCATCATCTGGTGAGGAAGGCAAACGATTTGGAACCGTTGCAACCGAAATCAGAAAACTGGCAAACACAGTTTCGAATTCAACCGCCGAAATCCGGGATAAAATCAAGGAAATTCAAAAGACCACCAACGAACTGGTTATCGTTTCTGAGGAAGAAACCAAGAAAATTCAGAACGGGGTCGAAACTGCACAAACCATGGTAAAGGAACTGACCGAGATTCTCGACAAAGCGGATAAGACCCTTGATTGGGTCAAGCAAATATCACTGGCTACCCAGCAGCAGCTGACTGCCAGTGAGCAGGTTGCCGTGGTTCTTCATGATATTTCGGATGGGGTCCGACGCTTTTCGACCGCCATCAACTCA